A portion of the Acipenser ruthenus chromosome 38, fAciRut3.2 maternal haplotype, whole genome shotgun sequence genome contains these proteins:
- the LOC131706988 gene encoding zinc finger protein 79-like isoform X3 produces MDSVEMESVQIKEEFPELEPAPIRVEFSGLASLPIKQELCEMQCDSSQPEVSEIKAEHNELEIPQTEEPLPVKQEEVLETVRIKQEPPEVEFDHMEPVKEESEDFKANIPELEPVRLRECSVVLERICVREQGAGEEGSPNSMQGGGKEDGRSHSECSLAGSSPAAKARAGGGEYPDCGKGFTQLEHLKIHQGTHTGDQPYRCSDCGKSFSQSGDFVLHQRIHTGEIPYRCSDCGKCFSLSGTLKKHQRNHTGEKPYCCSDCGKSFSRSDSLVSHQRIHRGEKP; encoded by the exons atggacagtgtggagatggaatctgtccagattaaagaggagttccctgaacttgaacctgcccccattagagtggagttctctgggctggcttccctccccattaaacaggagctctgtgagatgcaatgtgacagcagtcagccagaggtctctgagattaaagctgagcacaatgaattggagatcccccagacagaagaaccccttcctgtgaaacaagaagaggtgctggaaactgtccgtattaaacaggagccccctgaagtagagtttgaccacatggaaccagtgaaggaagaatccgaggacttcaaagcaaacatccctgagctggagcctgtacgcctgcgggagtgtagcgtggtgctggagagaatctgcgtgagagagcaaggcgctggagaggaaggctctcccaacagcatgcaaggaggtggaaaggaagacgggcgctcccattcagaatgcagtctagcag gttccagtccagcagctaaagcgagggcgggcggtggagaatatcctgactgtgggaaaggtttcacccagttagagcatttaaaaatacaccagggaactcacacaggagatcaaccgtatcgctgctctgactgtgggaagagtttcagtcagtccggaGACTTTGTTTtacatcagcgaattcacacaggagagataccttatcgctgctctgactgtgggaagtgtttcagtctgtcaggaaccttgaaaaaacaccagcgaaatcacacaggagagaaaccgtattgctgctctgactgtgggaagagtttcagtcggtcagacagccttgtttcacaccagcgaatccacagaggagagaaaccttaa